In Pyrus communis chromosome 11, drPyrComm1.1, whole genome shotgun sequence, the sequence TAGGGAAGGGGAGTGTCTACATTGGTCTAAGAGAGAATAGCTGCCGACACTTGCATATAAAGTTCAAGCACTCAACTATAATTGGTACCCACCAATGTCGATTGACTTGTTAACACATAAAGTTAACGTTAAAGGAGCAATAGTTCATAacgttttcaacaaaaaaatttaagttaggTCAATCTCTATCACACAatgatttttcacaaaaaattaaGCGTTAAGGAgtaaatgatttttcattttgaatttattACATGTGAATAAATTTTATCCCGTCTAATCTTATCATTTCAAATAGTTGGAAGGGACAAATTTCCCTAAggaataattcttttttttatcttcaaaaTGGACAAAAGTTTTTCATTCCTTTCTTGAGGCTTGAATTTGAATACAATGAGATATCCAATCTAATTTCACCTATGCCCCGAAGAACCAAAAGGTTAAATATGTATGTGGAAAGAATTTGTGGAGCGACATTTAATTCGGGTGTTGTTTCATGGTCGttgtttcaatttgtttcaGGTGGAGCGACACAAAATTATGTTTATTGTTTCAATTTGGTTTATTTAATCTAAtggttagaaataaaaaatagagtGTATGAGAGAGATTAAAAACGATGTGTGAAAATCAGCTCTCGTTAAAACTCTTCTATCTCTTTTTGTCACCAACATTGTTCTTTCGGTATGCGGAAAGATATTCAAGAGAAATAGAAAAGTAAATATTAGATTTAGAgataaatttgtatttttatttcttattaggtataaaattgaaaagaaaagttgAGTATGAAAAGTTATTATGGACACAATTGagttttcaatatttaaaagGATAATATTGTCCTAAAATAATGTAATTATTAATGTTAACAGTGCACAATAATTACAATTTTTCCTGTATTTTGTTTTCCCATCTCACGGGGGAAGACGGGGGAAAATGCACTCTCCATTCCTCATGGGTTTTGTTTTCCCATCTCATTTTCCGACATTAATTACAATTTTTCACGAGTCtgattttcaaatataaaaaaaggaaGTAGGCCACTCAATACTACCTTCTGGTAGTATTCATCTTTATTTGAAAGTTTTATGTTCGAATATCGTAGATggtgaatttgataccaaattaagctgcccattgtgtggcttaaccgaaCTCTCACTCCtcctaatgtaaaaatatcaatgtaccaaaaataaaaaaataaaagtaatttcTCATTCCCAATGCTTATTTTAATGTTACGTGATATACTATGTgtagtggtatttctctctctatttttaAGTAAAAATTCTTAAGTTCGATCATAAATGGTTAGTTCGATAACAATTTGTTCACCCTactctttagtgtaaatatgttgttgcattaaaaataaaaaaattcaaagttttaatcttaaaaaaaaaaacatatccgttacaaataaaataaacatattCATGGTCTCACATGGGCCGATCCTAAAcaacaaattgttttttttttctatgatcCAACAAGCCCAAACAGTTTGGCATGTACTTCCCAATATCATTTGTcgtaatatttttcatttttcatttttgccaACGATTCTTTTGCTTGAAGTTCATTGCCTGCGTGTTAAAATGACTTCTGCATAATTGAAATAACTACATTCTCACTCTTCTGATTTGAGACAATTTGTAAATGGGGCatgaggttttaattttttttcatattgcaCCATGAAGTTTAAAATTTTTCCCAATTTACACTTTTTGTCTTTTTGAGCATCTAATCATCCATTAAATTAAgactagtttattttattttatttttttgtcaaaatgtgCAAATGTGTCTTACATGTTAGACTTTACAAAGGTCTCAAGCTTACCAAATCatcaattcaataaataagCACACAATCAATCAAACTGAGGacacaaattaaaacaattttcatCTGTGATacatgagaaaattaaaatttcgtgACCTATTTGGAAAATCACACCAAACTTAAAATGGTGTACGATGAAGTTAGCTCTTGAAATATATATTTTGCTTATGTACTGAATTATcactaaataaaaaataaaaaaaacaaacaaacgatTGATTGTTTTATTACGATGTTTTTCAAGTATCAAAATGACAGGCTCatcattaaattattatttatacaAAATGGGGAAACATGAATGACTGCTGTGGAATTTCACAAAGGGGTATGAATTCACAcgtcactttttatttttcacataccctttattaatttatcacataccctttattaatttatgtcatttgatattcttcaatttattcgatctgACAACCGAAAATTAAGATGatgtatgaaaagtaaaaagtgatgtgtggatagcacactccCTTCACAaaacatgataaaaaaaaaactggccCAAAGCAAAATAGTATAAACTGACATGAACAAGTTGCTATAAaactcttaaaaaataaaaccccctGCGCTCGCAAGTAAACCTTCATGAACATGTCCGATATCATTTTTCTTGAGAGAAGAAGTGGTTGATGGTAGGCATAATCTCCGGTGGCCGTGTGCGGAGGAACTTCCGGAGGCCGTGCTCGGCGTacttctctccctcttcttcGTTTTCAAGCACCGCCATTCGACGGTGAGCTTTGTTGATTCTGCAaataaattaactaattaacaCGTTTATATACTTAGACCTttaaattatatgtatatatatatatctatgtatgtatatgtatattaaTTTGTACCTGACTTCAGGGTTGAGGAACATGTTCCTTGTAAGCTGAAATGCGCACAAGCTTGTCACAAATGTCATCGCAGCCATTAACGGGTACACCTAAAGATATGTCAAATAAAAATTGGGATTAATTATTTGCTTAATTGGATTGTTTTGTTGAGAAAACTAATGGACCTTCAGAAAATATTTTCGTGCTATCGTTTTCTTCCCATCAACAGACAAAAACGaagagatttgaaaaaaaaagtaaccaatttaatttgaaaactttataaccaaattaatttgaaaactttattCTCAACTATTTGCGAGGAAGAGATCTGAACTCAAAATCAAGGGTGGGACATATGTCGTCGCAATCAACTAACCTAACTGCTATcgaaaaagtaaccaaattaaTAAAAGCCAAAGCTTGCTCACCTCAGGCCTAACCCAACGCCCCATCTGAAATCCAGAAATTCTCCTTCTCTTAGTGCTCTGATTTTCTCTAACAAGATTTGTGAGAGGAAAGTAATttgctttgctttctttctgcTCCTTGCTTTTTACTGTTGCGTTTGGATTTCTATGGGCCAAGTATATATAGTGTTACGTGGATTGGTAAATATGGAAGAATGGAAAATTATGAGCTACTTACTGTGGGCAGCAATAAACTTTTGACCACCCAAAACCAGCGGCTTAGCCTGTGGATTTTCTTAAACGACCCAATAGGAAATAACATTTTGCATTCAGGGTTGACAATTTTAGACTTTGACCTTATCGCTAGAATGTTCCATGGCGTCAAAGcaatttaacatattcaaaATATGAAATAGACAAGCAAGTGATCATTTACTACAATGATAGAAAAGTATTAAGTTTTTGTATGACGACGTGAGTTCAAATATTATTTgatgactaatctaacaaattatatcgcttgacaaaaaaaaaaaaaaaaaaagaaatagacGAAAGTGGCCCTTAACTACAATGGTGAAAAGATGTTAAGTTATTGCATGATAGCGTGGGTTCAAACCCTATcgatgactaatctaacatctaatctaacaaaatctatcatttgaccaaaaaaagaaaagaaaaaaagaaatagacTCCTTATGAATACTAGAATGGTTTGGTTAGATAAAATGGGTCTTGATTCTTTCTAACCATTTTGTGTTAGCTTAGAGATTAAAGCTATTACTGAAGTCTGACGACTAGATTAAGGCTATTATTGAAGTCTGACGACCAAACTTTATGTGTAGTTTGACTCGCCTAATTCATTATCTCTCTCTTGTTTTTTACATGCACATATAACAACAAGAACACCTCTATCGTGCTTCTAATTAAAACGTTGATAAGGAGAAGTGTTCTTCTTGTTTCttaaaaaatcaatgaaaattaCTTCTGTTATTTGCAattactttttaagttattttgtcGAACCCCTTGATAAACACATTTGGTTGAAACTTTGCCGCTTTTGTTTGAGTTTATAAATTAGCAATGCAGCTTTATGACCCCATGCAATAAATTTTACACTTTTACACATAAAAACCAGTTGCCCCATGCAATAAATATTACGCTTTTAACATAAAAACCAGTTGATGTTTACGCATTCGACCTTTCGAAGAACTAATTCTCAATGGTTAATTAGCTATCAATCCTTTTCCAAGCCAACTCAAGCCTTTAAATTGCAAGCACTTGAGTTGAGTAGTCTTTATTTCTATTAGCAAGGGACTCTTATCCCTACTCAAGAGCAAGTGTACACATGCTAAAACTATTATTAGGTTGCCATGCAGAAATAACTTGTTTTGTggaataattatataaaaataaaacaattacaaCACTTTTGGCAAgctaaatttctttttcttttataaaagaTGATACTAGAGAAAGGGGAAAATCGACCATAAGATTTCACATTCGGGGTTAATAGTTAATACTTTTAATCAAGAGTCAAGCTAGAACTTGGGTTGTATAGCTTCTATTATTTTTAATCACTTGAGCTACAAACCTAATCATCAACTACAACGGAGGACCGTTGAGATGTTGTGTTCACTGCAAATATATTTCAAATGCCTAGCTAGCAAGGTATTATTAGCAGTTAATTTACGACATGGAAAGCTCAACAGAAGTATTCAGATGAGAAGGACTAAGAGATCAGAATTGAACATGCAATTATAACTTTTAAGTATGCAACAACCATTAGGTAATCCATCTGTTTACAAAGCTAACGAAATTTTCCTTTGCACGATCTCTATCTTTCTTAAATACACACACTTCCATTGGCTACTAAAAAGCTCCTGCTCATTGCTTAAGCTTACGATCCAAACTCTATCACCGGGAAGTTAAAGATTAGGGTTTCGGACCGGGGAGATGAGAACTTTGGTATCAGTTCTCTTCTTTCTTGCTATCTTTTCATGTGCTGGTAAAACTCTTAATTCCTTTATACTACTACGCATtggattgaagaaagaaaaataatcacTTATCTGATGTTTTCTGATTTGATGCAGCTGCATATGATCCGTTGGATCCGAATGGAAACATAACTGTAAAATGGGATATCATGTCTTGGACAACAGATGGTTATGTGGTGAGTATCACTTTTTTCCTGTAGTAAACTTGATTTCTGACGTACTCCATATACGTTACTCGATGACGTTAGTTGTACGAATTTCACCTTCATCATCATTTATCTAAGAAGATTGTTCTAAAAAGACTTAGAGGGTACATACCAAATGTACGAATGATCGATTCTGCCTCTATTGAATGAACTGTATGTTTCAGGCGGCTGTTACTGTGAACAACTTCCAAATGTACCGGCACATCATGAGCCCGGGGTGGACATTAGGGTGGACATGGGCCAGAAGAGAAGTGATATGGGCGGCGGTGGGAGCTGAAGCCACGGAGCAAGGTGACTGCTCCCGGTTCAAAGGGAACGTACCTCATTGTTGCAAGAAAACCCCCACCTTTGTGGACTTGCTTCCTGGTGTTCCTTACAATCAGCAATTCACAAATTGCTGCAAGGGTGGCGTGTTGTCCGCGTGGGGCCAAGACCCCTCGACCGCTGTCTCATCCTTCCAGCTTAGTGTTGGATCAGCCGGCACTACAAACCGTACAGTGAGACTTCCTAGGAACTTCACTCTGCTAGGCCCTGGAACAGGGTACACTTGTGGCAGGGCAAGGATTGTGCCTCCCACAATTTTTTTGACACCTGCCGGACGCCGCAGGACTCAAGCTTTGAGTAAGTTCCTCCATGTCAcatgattcaatttatttcgaACATTTTTAGATTATTGGTTCGTTTTGATTAGCATGTGACATGTCAAATGCGTAACGGTTATCCGATTTTGTGCAGTGACATGGAACGTGACCTGCTCATATTCACAACTTCGGGCCAGAAAATACCCAAGCTGTTGTGTCTCTCTCTCGTCCTTTTACAATTCCACAATCGTTCATTGCCCTTCTTGCTCTTGTGGTTGCCAGGACAAGAGAAATTGCGTCCAGTAAGTCCTCGACCAAGTGACGATATATTGCACAATCTGtgcaaacatatataaataaatcaCATGGTCATAATTTTGGTTGTGTTGCAGAAGTGATTCCAAAATGCTTAGCGTGGTTGAAGATGACACTAAGCGGAAAGCCAATGCACAGCCGCTACTGCAGTGCACACGGCACATGTGTCCGGTGAGAGTTCACTGGCATGTGATGCTGAATTACAAGGAGTATTGGCGCGTGAAGGTGTCGATTACAAACTTCAACTATCGGATGAACTACACGCATTGGACTCTGGTTATGCAGCATCCTAATTTCAACAATGTCACACAAGTTTTCAGCTTTGATTACAAGCCTCTTATTGCTTACAGCTCCATAAGTGAGTTCAAATCGATTTCCTCTTCCACGTTATATTCTCGTAGTCACATATAGGCTAACATAGCTGCTACGTTATGTGCAGATGACACTGGAATGTTTTATGGATTGAAATTCTTCAATGACCGATTAGTGCAAGCCGGGGAATTTGGGTTCGTTCAGTCGGAGATGCTGCTTCAAAAGGACAAGAACACCTTCACTTTGAGGGAGGGGTGGGCATTTCCTCGCAAAGTCTACTTCAATGGCGATGAGTGCCAGTTGCCTCCACCTGACGTCTACCCGTTTCTTCCCAATTCTGCCCAGAAAATTCTACTTTCCTTCTCAGCTTTGATTTCGtcgttctttttcttgtttatagCTATCTGATGATTTGGTTCCGTAGCTTCCACAATCGTGATCGACGCCCTAAAATTTTTAAGCTAAGGTATGAAGGATATTTTGCACAGAGAATTGGAGCACAGGTACTTCAAGTATTCTTTGAAGAAGCAAACTTAACTTATTTGTATGTATCTTGTGAAGAGAGACTGGACGAGTCTGGTATATGAATTTCTCTGTTCATATAAATAAGTACGTGATTGGCAAATGAAATCTTTAATTTAATGCAGAACTGCCACAATTTGATTGAACAACGCGATCATTTGATATATTACGTAAACAGTAAGAACAGATAAAACTCTGATCAGATTTTATTGCTCGTTTCGGATTTACCATCATGACTACATAATCTGGTAACTCTACAAGCAAGAGGGTCTGGCGATATGAACATTCATACAACACAAGCCAGAAGCAACCTACCCTTTACAGTAATACAAAAAATGAACATCAGCAGCACATTTGACTCCATCTAATTTCATGCCGGGAACACTGATCATAATGCATCAGAACATCGAGTGGCTTCCATATATTCCTATCTAAACTATACCCTTTGAAAATCATTGATCGGAACATTTTCGAGCTTAGATTAAGCATAAGCATACATGACTGCAATGGTCGATAGACAAGTCATGATTAGAGTGAGCAGAGAGACATACTGCCGGAAACCAGAATTTGGCAACCATGGATAGGCATCTGGAGGTGGCATCACACAGTTATCACCATTGAAATAGACCCTTCGAGGGAACGCCCAACCCTTATCAAATGTGAAAGTTGCTTCATCCTTTCGGAAAAGCAGCTCTGACTGTACATTACCAAGAGGCCCAGCTTGCATCAGAATATCATTGTAGAACTTAATTCCCCATAACATGCCAGTATCATCTGTTTGAAAGAAAGCCAGATCAGAGATTCGCAACTTTCAATGTTAAAAAGGAAGAATAACATATGCAGTTCTTTTAGAAAATCATGCAACACTTCAAGTTCGTCAAATTATGTGAGCCAAGAACTGAAGAACATATGAAAAGTAACAGAGGTCAGGATTAACATACTTATTGTCGCATAAGGAGTTATCGACTTGTAGTTGTAGCTGAAAATCTGGGTCAGATTGTCAAAGTTTGGGTGTTGGACAACCATGTTCCAATCGGAATAATTCATCCTGTAATTGAAGTTTGTAACTGTAACCTTCACTCGCCAGTATTGTTTGTAGTTCACCTTGACATGCCAGTGAACTCGGATTGGGCACATGTGCTTAGTGCATCTAACTAGAGGCGTGTAGCTGTTCTTGTTGGAGGCTGAGACAACTGAAGCCAAGTAGGGGGAATCTGGTCTGCAAATTCCCGGAGAATATAAATGTCTTAATGAAAAAGCTTAAGTTAAAAAGAAGTTAAAAGAAGCTGATTTCAGAAGAAAGCTCACTCTACACAGCTTCCTGGATGAGTTGCGTTTCTCTGGCAACCGCATGAGCATTTTGGGCAGGGCACTATAGTGTCATTGTAGAACGATGAGAGTGAGACACAACATGTAGGAGTTTTCTGAGCCAGTATTTGCGAATATGTGCACGTCACATTCCATGTCACTGTCACGAACAAGGGGTAAGAATGACTGACAAACTTATTAGCGCAAACATTTATGTTTAAAAAGATTCATAACACTTACTCATAGCTTGAGTGACTCTCCTTTTATCTGGACTGATAAATTTAGTTGGTTTGACGACTTTGGCACGAGCACAAGTATACCCAGGACCGGGTGTGTTCAGGGTGAAGTTTTTAGGCAGTCTGACGGTCTTGTTTGTGGTTCCTGCTTGACCAACGCTTATTTGAAAAGAACCTACAGCCTTTTCTGGATCTTGCACCCATGAACTAAGTACCCCTCCTTTGCAACAATTTGTGTATTGTTGATTGTAAGGAGTTCCTGGCAATAGATCAACAACTGTAGGATTCTTCTTACAGCAATGGGGGAGTGTTGTTTTGAATCTTGAACAATCCCCTTGCTCTGTGGCTTGTCCTCCCACCATGTTCCATATAACCTCCTTCTTTGCCCATGTCCACCCTAGCGACCATCCTGGTGCCTGAATGTGCCGATACTTTTGGAAGTTAAAAAGTGTAACAGCAGCCTGCGCATTCAAAGAGAACACTAATTAGATATTCACTCAACTCTACTATGCTTCGGGGAAAGGTAAAACGAATCCATGTTTAATGTTGCTGTCAACAACTAATAGAGCTTTGTTTTACTAAACCAAAAGTGGAACGTCTATCTTTGAGTGCAGCTTGCGATTGAGTTTTTAATGTAGAGGGAACCAAATCCTAAACACTCATTCTAGTGACTAAGTTTCTTAGTTTCATTCCCGAATATCTCGAATAGGAATATGACATTGTGAATGAAAACAAGTACCAAAGAAGCACAATACCAGACTACGAAAAGTAACAGAACTAGAGTCACTATGTAGTTTGTGCAAGTAAAAATCCAAATGGAAGCATGACATAAAGATGATGTTCAGTGTTTGGCAACTGATCGATGCTTGAAGAACTTCGACAATCAGCTCATGTTATTACTCGGAAATCGTAATCATGTTCCGGTATTAACTTAATTCATTGTATGTATATTTCTTCGAATGCAACCACTTTACGCATTCTGGGCAACTAGTGACAAAAGCAAACAGTTCTCAAATAATACTTACAACATAGCCATCAGCAGTCCAGCTTATGATATCCCATTTGATGGTGATATTTCCGTTCGGGTCGAGTGGATCATACGCTTCTggcaataaacaaacaaaacaatgaacAATGCGATGATTTGAATCAATCAAAAACTATGTCAAACAATAATTGTAGAGCCTTGTTTGCCACAATTTCGtctgttaaaattcaaaaagttCGAATTCATTCCGAAACACAAGAACTTCATAACGAAATACAATTTTACCATGATAACCCATCTGCATCAACATCAGATAAAACCAAAACCAAGAAGATTAAAAGTTTcgaaacattaaaaaataaacaaaaataaaacctcATTCCCTCACTTGTAGAAGTGAAAACCCAAAAGCCAAAACCTCACAAACATTGAAGAAATAACACACGTTGGGCCAAGAAAattaaagattcaaactttgaagAAATTACAAATTACCAAGTAAAAAAGAGtaaaaaagattcaaactttgaaaatATTGATCGAGCCTGAGCATATATACCTGTTGCAATGAAGCTGGTGGTGCAAGAAAGCACAAAGACAAGAAAGGTGGCGAAACTGATGAATTGTGGGACTGATCGAATCATGGGCCGGAA encodes:
- the LOC137708318 gene encoding COBRA-like protein 1 → MGFLFRPMIRSVPQFISFATFLVFVLSCTTSFIATEAYDPLDPNGNITIKWDIISWTADGYVAAVTLFNFQKYRHIQAPGWSLGWTWAKKEVIWNMVGGQATEQGDCSRFKTTLPHCCKKNPTVVDLLPGTPYNQQYTNCCKGGVLSSWVQDPEKAVGSFQISVGQAGTTNKTVRLPKNFTLNTPGPGYTCARAKVVKPTKFISPDKRRVTQAMMTWNVTCTYSQILAQKTPTCCVSLSSFYNDTIVPCPKCSCGCQRNATHPGSCVEPDSPYLASVVSASNKNSYTPLVRCTKHMCPIRVHWHVKVNYKQYWRVKVTVTNFNYRMNYSDWNMVVQHPNFDNLTQIFSYNYKSITPYATINDTGMLWGIKFYNDILMQAGPLGNVQSELLFRKDEATFTFDKGWAFPRRVYFNGDNCVMPPPDAYPWLPNSGFRQYVSLLTLIMTCLSTIAVMYAYA
- the LOC137708319 gene encoding COBRA-like protein 4 codes for the protein MRTLVSVLFFLAIFSCAAAYDPLDPNGNITVKWDIMSWTTDGYVAAVTVNNFQMYRHIMSPGWTLGWTWARREVIWAAVGAEATEQGDCSRFKGNVPHCCKKTPTFVDLLPGVPYNQQFTNCCKGGVLSAWGQDPSTAVSSFQLSVGSAGTTNRTVRLPRNFTLLGPGTGYTCGRARIVPPTIFLTPAGRRRTQALMTWNVTCSYSQLRARKYPSCCVSLSSFYNSTIVHCPSCSCGCQDKRNCVQSDSKMLSVVEDDTKRKANAQPLLQCTRHMCPVRVHWHVMLNYKEYWRVKVSITNFNYRMNYTHWTLVMQHPNFNNVTQVFSFDYKPLIAYSSINDTGMFYGLKFFNDRLVQAGEFGFVQSEMLLQKDKNTFTLREGWAFPRKVYFNGDECQLPPPDVYPFLPNSAQKILLSFSALISSFFFLFIAI
- the LOC137749353 gene encoding uncharacterized protein, which produces MGRWVRPEVYPLMAAMTFVTSLCAFQLTRNMFLNPEVRINKAHRRMAVLENEEEGEKYAEHGLRKFLRTRPPEIMPTINHFFSQEK